In one Ochotona princeps isolate mOchPri1 chromosome 16, mOchPri1.hap1, whole genome shotgun sequence genomic region, the following are encoded:
- the LOC101520132 gene encoding WD repeat-containing protein 87, which produces MSSPRLIPLWKDFKSLVNDTIQKGKKPSADPKNDLVVLSDRSQVLFKESRYPQNMPFVSHYVSDSYFFASLSWVTPSTKEIQAVVWMKSKTEDMVEKRTFSMTERLPPIQTMVHTGSFHILVAYCGDLFLRLFGDHFRAFKPLGIVPCRFNISCLCYDPEMKMLLSGVMGAVITWLIERSGKGLQMLHMVSMPNDELIQDIMLNGPNGSLIALCETVVRVLERQSQGKLAEIKKFTSTTRGSSITCCCTCFDQGLLYAGHKAGEIQVWNLNWGQSLHSFRAHSLSVICIHSRPEAHTLLTAGKEGLIKEWNLTSGNLLRRLELGEELHRLQFIDNTTFFCQTNHSFSLRCLPCFYSLFNVCGSTPQQVRRVRCGENWYRILCTTEDGLLHFVSPITGNLLVLTWPFSILDQAVDWAYDPGKEELFVATGSSEVLVFDTTRCPCPAKYLLGTSSDSKDFVQCLAYGHFHLGRGLEGLMFSGHQSGVIRVLSQHSCARIEKFMHFGAVLSLSTMSGGILGGRENSLLCSYGMDDYVHLSETVLDGIRVQLRPLASILSSCHLKHLILLPKSVGAITETNCLRLWKFHDFLSSGSQGGSKFIETLPLHQCSIMSFDVCLPLSVFVTGGTDGSVRIWDFHGRLIAMLDSSLHFGPICFANDRGDLLVTFNQSLYLVSCLKLFPPNILSCFSLMSITDEVVETPKPFIPSFFFSFEIMFVPKYVYLGHGQQELVGLQSLVNKRAIAFDHSVPHVIEEDDEGSPVLLRTPKHDSTEGVAGDWKQVSQPHQPHYVVPPQLQLTTWDGLNPYQILRCYFGHGREWLLAPDCYIPNSVIRARLWPEGSPIFLQCSLHAPQRELEWDKPPQFFWHSRVRALSNVEYPEEKEDEDFLGRRISKEPTYSVLTDTTNRSWLGRKMSEIAVNSLIETILSVMIHASPLKYQCCVGALRQIFASYQVSPSLRSETAHRLLDDTTNSNPQIRELAWEGLKCLGMITHLFALPLAQGLMDKDQRVRTKALGLMGDIGVHSKASLLEVIQKKETFRDMQMEMIGEESLDHLLGMRPTDLQILQAQVEQRLNENLTLSGDKKPDFSLEVSMANEAIYLPTQLHTVGEESGMTIKPSKAPKRGRGIGKKQTRKLLRSLKKKEVDLKLMITEPIDKEVESELSEAAPFEILDDASIHSKMASVSSIKFSREAESSEEDVSKDHVALTMKVLRKVHDKKDKKATVQKPTKGHKKKKKEDKGIIEESQPTLVERQIVKKAKAQGRGVSGVPGYKRPHGRGSSWRDDLCRLMVLRVSESQTKLSEALNTELVTMAKEILADRFPSWELFQELCPILKKESKVTMEDLDWDVIWQEEKPRFIHEEIISEDIVIRDKEEEQKKEEQMEESALQEEAKLIRKKGKKKKLVFVEPGDLTKGKRKSKKEEKKSSKVSPKQERKAVQEGRKAVWEEGKEVQEEEREVKKEGKEVQKERKEIQKERKEVQKERKEVQKEEKEVPKEDKKFQKEGKAGKRRREITEQEGEMHKEMEEIAVPEELAEEKERPMTVRRKPTFPEWKNFWDQWKKGQSEKISLDEWRRLEKEEQQQDREEIFPEEEETKDKEKKKKWDKWKRTWEDVFSSRPKDHKGEEKELEKELFQRWKEMSKKWEEEEEEEEEEEEEEEEEEEEEEEEEEEEEEEKPATEEQRQIQEQRKLAMKERKQARAARRYAKEGRKLAQQKEKLAQEERKLAQEERKLAREFLKTIQGEGKVAQEERKTAQKEEKLAHRQVMISQEAERLAQKMKRLAKKMEKVAHKEEKLAKKRGDVAKAKIVMAQKRETLSKKEKILAQQEKNLAEEMEQMEWEAEEMAWKEQGLNREKEKVAKEKERLIQQEKTLNRQEEKLAKKEEKMILEEQLLREEEEKLAQDKGKSPQDVEKLVKRREQLSQNKEKLFKEREKLTQDRKELTMNRNIMMQKEENLAWEKQNLVQDKERLVPSKGNLHRLKENLLKTREQLILAKKNLEMYTQKLAQAEEKLKKERESVTQMKEQLIDTEKKLAQGEGSLAKKQEELAQEKMKLALGKTSTFQEKKLLRDELNIANEQKALHKEMKKVAQEKLRLTKQMEILLKGGIQKPSGQKKPSEEEINLIKRKLSQEEKILTYQDRILATEEKNVAKGTLEFTRGQRMYAQEERKLAKAVREMAKEKGDISKEPTKGGTSKALKALQKVVSDERKLAQQELKMAKIKRSLFVKENTLNKEQDRLDAKEWDFSMDQAEMTKKEKKLAQKQRKLTKEIRKMISQEKKFTEEENRLAKEHSEVLQEGEEEEGFMEEQEEEEKGEEEAIQILKRRQRKRRQLQGVATTKGKISSEEDELGIEESFSKEMERLLGEVEPESSSEEEKEEQEEEEEEEEEKGEEEEEKEEEEEEEEEEEEEEEEQKKRKKKEQQEDKLFEKEEMSEEEESVSEHEMETLDVIKEEEEEDKSSLEEGVHKEKETLKREKLLKLPEESGMVVRGRETVPSIGQRVPEVKGTALKVEILKSPFKKPISVDLEMGRKMSSPLPVKQTFWEDKGTELEAPMTFSRIKFLDKERQLLEEYKPAPLHVLDTILEPYDEGLKTPLMTQILRKTMETQKLQHKPPGSRRKWLLRHRPSLTVQPKGKLPFSKILAEEQLPEVSISDAQWVHHVLEQMEAGEQLPRDSFHRLCQLLKDLTSKGSLEWLHLAKLEAIVYHHMQAMESRSTGILKPSKGFLSPKHPKVIPPIKGKEREGWPKPLDVLTSKPQLATKRIFDPKALNWHLLGEPYRSERAQELSDAVKEMDVQHFYPATRDTLPSPYTSVEKQTLALMFQKDFWDLKDKGKLPKLPKLERKPQPILHKKEELPLWETFVALYYVLRMLQQRYAQDTAAWMEQFNQLMDLYQLKSPRIRKLLQDLLLTEEPQTQEITYKEALNTTDLVPGERLFYHLFCSSSRVPRNPPEFQDVIPLPGQNNVRTIHAMGIAHYGILELAWKSLPQADIHLNKELPHIIAPTP; this is translated from the exons ATGTCTTCTCCCAGACTTATTCCCCTGTGGAAGGATTTTAAAAGCCTTGTAAATGACACTATACAGAAAGGCAAG AAACCTTCAGCTGATCCAAAGAATGACCTAGTCGTGTTGAGTGACCGGTCTCAGGTGCTGTTCAAAGAATCTCGCTATCCTCAAAACATGCCATTTGTAAGCCATTATGTGAGTGACTCCTACTTCTTTGCTTCCCTTTCTTGGGTGACACCATCCACAAAAGAAATACAG GCTGTAGTATGGATGAAGAGCAAAACCGAAGACATGGTTGAGAAAAGAACCTTTTCTATGACTGAGCGACTGCCACCTATTCAGACCATGGTCCACACGGGTTCTTTTCACATCCTTGTGGCCTACTGTGGCGACCTGTTTCTGAGACTCTTTGGGGACCATTTTCGGGCATTTAAGCCCCTAGGCATAGTACCTTGCCGCTTCAACATCAGCTGCCTTTGCTATGACCCAGAAATGAAGATGCTTCTGTCTGGTGTCATGGGGGCAGTCATCACCTGGCTCATTGAGCGAAGCGGCAAGGGCCTCCAAATGCTCCACATGGTTTCCATGCCTAATGATGAGCTTATCCAGGACATCATGCTGAATGGCCCCAATGGCTCCCTCATAGCTCTCTGTGAAACTGTGGTAAGGGTCCTTGAGCGCCAGAGCCAGGGTAAGCTGGCAGAGATAAAGAAGTTCACTTCCACGACAAGGGGCtcctccatcacctgctgctgcacctgtttCGATCAGGGCCTTCTGTATGCTGGACACAAGGCTGGCGAAATACAAGTGTGGAACCTCAATTGGGGTCAGTCCCTCCACAGTTTTAGGGCTCATTCCTTATCTGTGATATGTATCCACAGTCGGCCAGAGGCCCACACCCTGCTAACAGCTGGAAAGGAAGGTTTAATCAAAGAGTGGAACCTTACTTCAGGGAACCTACTTCGGCGGTTAGAACTGGGTGAGGAACTGCATCGACTTCAGTTTATTGATAACACAACTTTTTTCTGCCAAACCAACCACAGTTTTTCCTTGCGTTGCCTGCCCTGTTTCTATAGCCTCTTCAATGTGTGTGGATCCACTCCGCAGCAAGTGCGTCGGGTCCGCTGTGGAGAAAACTGGTATCGGATCCTGTGCACCACTGAGGATGGTTTGTTACACTTTGTGTCCCCAATAACAGGGAATCTTTTGGTTCTCACCTGGCCCTTCTCAATCCTGGATCAAGCTGTGGATTGGGCTTATGACCCAGGTAAAGAGGAGCTCTTTGTGGCAACAGGCAGCTCAGAGGTTTTGGTATTTGACACAACCCGTTGCCCTTGCCCAGCCAAGTATCTCCTAGGCACCTCATCAGATTCCAAGGACTTTGTACAATGCCTGGCTTATGGACATTTCCATCTGGGCCGGGGACTAGAAGGACTAATGTTCTCTGGGCACCAGAGTGGTGTAATAAGAGTACTTTCTCAGCACAGCTGTGCCCGCATAGAGAAATTCATGCACTTTGGGGCTGTATTATCACTCTCTACAATGTCTGGAGGGATTTTGGGAGGCCGAGAAAACTCTTTGCTCTGTTCCTATGGAATGGATGACTATGTACACCTATCAGAAACtgtgcttgatgggattagagtGCAACTGAGGCCACTGGCTAGCATTCTCAGCAGCTGTCACCTTAAACACCTTATCCTCTTGCCCAAGTCTGTGGGTGCCATCACAGAGACTAACTGCCTGCGTCTCTGGAAGTTCCATGATTTTCTCTCCTCTGGGTCACAGGGGGGCTCAAAGTTCATAGAGACCCTGCCTCTGCACCAGTGTTCAATTATGTCCTTTGATGTTTGCCTGCCTTTGAGTGTCTTTGTTACAGGTGGTACTGATGGCTCTGTCCGGATTTGGGACTTTCATGGTAGACTCATAGCCATGTTGGACTCATCACTGCATTTTGGCCCTATCTGCTTTGCAAATGACCGAGGGGACCTACTTGTAACTTTCAACCAGAGTCTTTATCTGGTATCCTGTTTAAAACTGTTTCCTCCCAACATTCTGTCTTGCTTTTCCCTTATGAGTATAACAGATGAAGTAGTAGAAACACCTAAACCTTTCATACCaagcttcttcttctcctttgagATCATGTTTGTGCCCAAATATGTCTACCTTGGACATGGGCAACAGGAATTAGTAGGTCTGCAGAGCCTTGTCAATAAGCGTGCCATTGCCTTTGACCATTCTGTGCCACATGTGATAGAAGAAGATGATGAAGGGAGTCCGGTATTGCTGCGTACTCCCAAACATGATTCTACAGAAGGAGTAGCAGGTGATTGGAAGCAGGTGAGCCAACCTCACCAACCCCATTATGTAGTCCCTCCCCAACTCCAGCTGACTACCTGGGATGGACTCAATCCCTATCAGATATTGCGATGCTACTTTGGTCATGGGCGAGAATGGCTTCTTGCCCCTGACTGCTACATCCCCAACTCAGTGATCCGTGCCCGTCTTTGGCCAGAGGGCAGCCCAATATTCTTACAGTGCAGCCTGCACGCTCCCCAGAGGGAACTGGAATGGGACAAGCCTCCACAATTTTTCTGGCATAGCAGGGTAAGAGCTTTAAGTAATGTAGAATATCCAGAGGAGAAGGAAGATGAAGACTTCCTAGGCAGGAGAATTTCCAAGGAGCCAACCTACAGTGTCCTTACAGACACAACGAACCGCAGTTGGCTGGGAAGAAAGATGAGTGAAATAGCTGTGAACAGTCTGATTGAGACAATCCTCAGTGTCATGATTCATGCTTCGCCACTTAAGTACCAGTGCTGTGTTGGTGCCCTCCGCCAAATCTTTGCCTCTTATCAGGTATCGCCTTCCCTGCGCTCTGAGACAGCCCATCGGCTACTGGACGATACAACGAATTCCAACCCACAGATTCGAGAACTGGCTTGGGAAGGGCTCAAGTGTTTAGGAATGATTACTCATCTCTTTGCCTTGCCTCTGGCACAAGGATTAATGGACAAGGACCAAAGAGTGAGAACTAAGGCCCTGGGCTTAATGGGTGACATTGGAGTTCACTCAAAGGCCTCACTTTTAGAGGTGATCCAGAAAAAAGAGACTTTCCGAGACATGCA GATGGAGATGATAGGGGAGGAATCCCTGGACCATCTGCTAGGGATGCGGCCCACAGATCTCCAAATCCTTCAGGCTCAAGTGGAGCAGCGATTGAATGAGAACCTGACCTTGTCAGGAGATAAAAAGCCTGATTTCTCTTTAGAAGTCTCTATGGCTAATGAAGCTATATACCTTCCCACACAACTTCACACAGTTGGTGAAGAATCTGGCATGACCATCAAGCCCAGCAAAGCCCCAAAACGGGGCCGAGGAATAGGAAAAAAACAGA CTCGGAAACTGTTGCGGAGTCTCAAGAAGAAAGAGGTAGACTTAAAACTGATGATCACAGAGCCCATAGACAAAGAGGTTGAAAGTGAGCTGAGTGAAGCTGCACCATTTGAGATCCTGGATGATGCATCCATTCATTCAAAAATGGCTTCTGTCAGCAGTATAAAGTTCTCAAGAGAGGCTGAATCCTCAGAGGAAGATGTCTCAAAGGATCACGTTGCCTTGACAATGAAGGTGCTAAGGAAAGTACATGAcaaaaaagacaagaaagcaaCAGTTCAAAAGCCAACAAAGGggcacaagaagaagaaaaaagaagacaaaggtATAATCGAGGAATCTCAGCCTACTTTGGTAGAAAGACAAATTGTGAAAAAGGCTAAAGCTCAGGGACGGGGCGTGAGCGGAGTGCCTGGCTACAAGAGGCCCCATGGACGTGGCTCATCGTGGCGGGATGACCTGTGTCGCCTTATGGTCCTGAGGGTGTCTGAATCCCAAACAAAACTGTCAGAAGCTTTAAACACTGAGCTAGTGACTATGGCTAAGGAGATCTTGGCAGATCGGTTTCCCAGCTGGGAGCTCTTTCAGGAGCTATGTCCcatattgaaaaaagaaagcaaggttACAATGGAGGATCTTGACTGGGATGTAATCTGGCAAGAAGAGAAACCAAGGTTTATTCATGAAGAGATCATTAGTGAGGACATAGTGATCAGAGACAAGGAAGAGGAGCAAAAGAAagaggagcagatggaagaaagtGCCTTGCAGGAGGAAGCCAAGTTGATTCgcaaaaaaggcaagaaaaagaaacttgtttTTGTAGAACCAGGTGATCTAACCAAAGGAAAACgaaaatcaaagaaagaagaaaagaaatcgtCTAAGGTGTCACCTAAACAGGagaggaaagcagtccaggaagggaggaaggcagtctgggaagaggggaaagaagtacaggaagaggagagggaagtcaagaaagaggggaaagaagtccagaaagagaggaaagaaatccagaaagagaggaaagaagtccagaaagagaggaaagaagtccagaaagaggagaaggaagtCCCAAAAGAGGACAAGAAATTCcagaaagaagggaaggcaggTAAAAGGAGGAGGGAAATAACGGAACAAGAGGGAGAAATGCATAAGGAAATGGAGGAAATAGCTGTACCAGAAGAACTAGCTGAGGAAAAAGAAAGACCAATGACAGTTAGAAGGAAACCCACTTTCCCTGAGTGGAAGAATTTCTGGGATCAATGGAAAAAGGGCCAAAGTGAGAAGATATCCTTGGATGAATGGAGACGTCTTGAGAAAGAGGAGCAACAACAAGACAGGGAGGAAATATTCCCAGAAGAGGAGGAAACAAAGgataaggaaaagaagaagaaatgggacAAGTGGAAACGGACCTGGGAAGATGTGTTTTCATCCAGGCCCAAGGATCATAAAGGTGAAGAAAAggagctggagaaagaactgtttcagagatggaaagaaatgtCTAAGAAgtgggaagaagaagaggaagaggaggaggaagaggaggaggaagaagaagaagaagaggaagaagaagaagaggaagaagaagaggaagaggaagaaaaaccaGCTACTGAAGAGCAGAGACAAATCCAGGAACAACGCAAACTGGccatgaaagagagaaaacaagccCGCGCTGCAAGAAGATATGCCAAAGAAGGGAGGAAACTAGCTCAACAAAAAGAGAAACTCgcacaagaagaaagaaaattggccCAAGAAGAGAGAAAACTGGCCCGAGAGTttttgaaaacaatccagggagaGGGAAAAGTGGCCCAGGAAGAGAGGAAGACCGCCCAGAAAGAGGAAAAGCTGGCCCATAGACAAGTGATGataagccaggaagcagagcgaCTGGCCCAGAAAATGAAGAGACTagcaaaaaaaatggagaaagtgGCTCACAAGGAGGAGAAACTAGCAAAGAAAAGAGGTGATGTGGCCAAGGCAAAAATAGTAATGGCCCAGAAACGTGAAACACTGTCCAAAAAGGAGAAAATTCTGGCACAGCAAGAAAAGAATTTGGCTGAGGAAATGGAGCAAAtggaatgggaagcagaagaAATGGCTTGGAAAGAACAGGGActgaatagagaaaaagaaaaagtggccaaggaaaaggagagactgaTTCAGCAAGAGAAGACACtgaacaggcaagaagagaaactggctaagaaagaggaaaaaatgatCTTGGAAGAACAGCTGctaagagaggaagaagagaaactgGCCCAGGACAAGGGGAAAAGCCCTCAGGATGTGGAAAAACTGGTCAAGAGAAGGGAACAGCTGAGTCAGAATAAAGAGAAATTGTTCAAGGAAAGGGAAAAATTGACCCAAGACAGGAAAGAGCTCACCATGAACAGGAACATCATGATGCAGAAAGAAGAGAATCTGGCttgggaaaaacaaaatctgGTTCAGGATAAGGAAAGATTGGTTCCGAGTAAAGGTAATCTCCACCGTCTCAAAGAAAACCTCCTGAAGACCAGAGAGCAGTTAATCCTGGCAAAGAAGAATCTGGAAATGTACACACAGAAACTTGCTCAGGCAGAGGAGAAgctaaagaaagaaagggagtcaGTGACCCAGATGAAGGAGCAACTGATTGATACAGAGAAAAAACTGGCTCAGGGAGAGGGAAGTCTGGCTAAAAAGCAGGAGGAACTGGCccaggaaaaaatgaaactagCTTTGGGGAAAACATCCACATTCCAAGAAAAGAAACTGCTCAGAGATGAACTGAATATTGCTAACGAACAAAAAGCCTTACACAAGGAAATGAAGAAAGTGGCCCAAGAGAAGTTGAGACTGACTAAGCAAATGGAAATTCTGTTGAAGGGAGGAATTCAAAAACCCTCAGGACAGAAAAAACCATCTGAGGAGGAAATAAATCTAATTAAAAGGAAATTGTCACAAGAAGAGAAAATACTGACCTATCAAGATAGGATATTGGCCACAGAGGAGAAAAATGTTGCCAAGGGGACACTGGAGTTTACCAGAGGACAGAGAATGTATGCCCAAGAAGAAAGGAAGTTAGCCAAAGCAGTAAGGGAGATGGCTAAAGAGAAAGGTGACATTTCTAAGGAACCAACAAAAGGTGGCACTTCAAAAGCCTtaaaggcacttcaaaaagtagTCAGTGATGAAAGAAAGCTAGCCCAGCAAGAATTAAAAATGGCAAAGATAAAGAGGTCACTTTTTGTTAAGGAGAACACATTGAACAAGGAACAAGATAGACTTGATGCCAAAGAATGGGATTTTTCCATGGATCAAGCAGAGATgaccaaaaaagagaaaaaactggcccaaaagcagagaaaactgaccaaggaaataagaaaaatgataaGCCAGGAGAAAAAATTCACTGAGGAAGAAAACAGGTTGGCCAAGGAACACAGTGAAGTTCttcaggagggggaggaggaagaaggattCATGGAAgaacaagaggaagaagaaaaaggagaggaggaggcaaTCCAAATCCTTaaaagaaggcagagaaagagaagacagctACAAGGAGTTGCTacaacaaagggaaagatctccAGTGAAGAGGATGAGTTAGGAATCGAAGAGAGCTTCTCTAAGGAAATGGAAAGACTGTTAGGTGAAGTAGAGCCAGAGAGTTCCtctgaggaggagaaggaggaacaggaagaggaggaagaggaagaagaggagaagggggaggaggaagaagagaaggaagaggaagaagaggaagaagaggaggaagaggaggaagaagaggaaca gaagAAACGAAAGAAAAAGGAGCAGCAAGAAGACAAATTATTTGAGAAGGAAGAAATGTCTGAGGAGGAAGAAAGTGTGAGTGAGCATGAGATGGAAACTTTAGATGTaataaaagaagaggaagaagaggataaAAGTTCACTGGAGGAAGGggtacacaaagagaaggagacccTAAAAAGGGAAAAACTACTTAAGTTACCAGAAGAAAGTGGAATGGTCGTAAGGGGACGAGAAACAGTCCCTTCTATCGGACAAAGAGTCCCTGAGGTAAAAGGTACTGCTCTAAAAGTGGAAATTCTGAAAAGCCCTTTCAAGAAACCTATTTCAGTGGATTTAGAGATGGGAAGGAAGATGTCATCACCACTACCAGTGAAACAAACATTCTGGGAAGACAAGGGCACAGAACTCGAGGCACCCATGACATTCTCAAGGATCAAGTTTTTGGACAAAGAAAGACAACTGTTGGAAGAATATAAACCTGCACCTCTGCATGTTTTGGATACAATTTTGGAGCCCTATGATGAGGGTTTAAAGACACCACTCATGACCCAGATACTTAGGAAGACCATGGAAACTCAGAAACTCCAACACAAACCACCAGGTTCCAGGAGAAAGTGGCTTTTGCGACATCGTCCATCCCTGACAGTACAGCCTAAAGGAAAATTGCCTTTTTCCAAAATCTTGGCTGAGGAACAGCTTCCAGAGGTAAGTATCTCGGATGCACAGTGGGTCCACCACGTGCTAGAGCAGATGGAAGCAGGAGAGCAGCTTCCCAGGGATAGTTTTCACAGATTGTGTCAGCTCCTCAAAGACCTTACCTCAAAGGGAAGCTTAGAGTGGCTGCATCTGGCCAAACTGGAAGCCATCGTGTACCATCACATGCAGGCCATGGAGTCACGAAGCACGGGGATCTTAAAACCTAGTAAGGGGTTCCTAAGTCCAAAACATCCCAAGGTAATCCCTCCtatcaaaggaaaggaaagggagggtTGGCCAAAACCTTTAGATGTCCTGACATCAAAACCCCAACTAGCTACTAAGAGGATATTTGATCCAAAAGCTCTCAACTGGCATCTTCTAGGAGAACCCTACAGAAGTGAGCGAGCACAAGAGCTATCTGACGCTGTTAAAGAGATGGATGTACAACATTTTTATCCGGCCACAAGAGACACTCTTCCAAGCCCCTATACCTCTGTGGAAAAACAAACACTAGCACTGATGTTTCAAAAGGACTTTTGGGATCTGAAGGACAAGGGCAAGTTGCCCAAGTTGCCCAAGTTGGAGAGGAAGCCACAGCCCATCTTACATAAAAAGGAAGAGCTGCCTCTCTGGGAGACATTTGTGGCACTATACTACGTGTTGCGGATGCTGCAGCAGCGATATGCCCAGGACACTGCTGCCTGGATGGAACAGTTCAATCAACTCATGGACCTGTACCAACTCAAGTCTCCCCGAATCCGGAAGCTGTTACAGGACCTGCTACTGACAGAGGAACCTCAGACTCAAGAGATCACCTACAAAGAGGCACTAAACACCACAGATCTAGTTCCTGGGGAGCGGTTATTTTATCACCTGTTTTGTAGCAGCTCTCGTGTCCCTAGAaaccctccagagttccaggatgTGATACCCCTTCCTGGACAGAACAATGTCAGAACAATCCATGCCATGGGTATTGCCCACTATGGGATCTTGGAACTTGCCTGGAAGAGCCTGCCCCAAGCTGATATTCATCTAAACAAAGAATTGCCCCACATCATTGCTCCTACTCCCTGA